From a single Lactococcus allomyrinae genomic region:
- a CDS encoding IbrB-like domain-containing protein gives MGSDFISPAYQVIRVPFEKIRANAYNPNVTALPEMQLLERSILEDGYTMPIVCYYEKEEDIYEIVDGFHRYLVMKNSKIIADREQGCLPVSVIDRPLTDRIASTIRHNRARGTHSIELMTDIVRQLVESGMSDRWIMTHIGMDKEELLRLKQVSGLASLFGNAEFSRAWESEDEDEDEEY, from the coding sequence ATGGGGAGCGATTTTATAAGTCCGGCTTATCAAGTCATCAGAGTTCCTTTTGAAAAAATTCGAGCGAATGCATACAATCCTAACGTGACGGCTCTACCTGAGATGCAATTATTGGAACGCTCAATTTTGGAAGATGGATATACGATGCCAATCGTGTGCTACTATGAAAAAGAAGAAGATATCTACGAGATTGTTGATGGATTTCACCGTTACCTTGTGATGAAAAATTCCAAAATTATTGCAGATCGTGAACAGGGATGTCTTCCAGTTTCGGTTATTGACCGTCCATTGACAGATCGTATTGCAAGTACTATTCGCCACAACCGAGCACGCGGAACACATTCTATCGAACTGATGACAGATATTGTACGACAATTGGTGGAGTCAGGTATGAGTGACCGTTGGATTATGACTCACATTGGTATGGATAAAGAAGAATTGTTACGTCTGAAGCAGGTCAGCGGATTGGCTTCATTATTTGGTAATGCGGAATTCTCACGAGCTTGGGAAAGCGAAGATGAGGATGAAGACGAAGAATATTGA
- the grpE gene encoding nucleotide exchange factor GrpE, with product MSEEIKDKNREKVENEQVEESLTEEALEDIVEEEINEVEEAQQLASEWENKFLRVSAEMQNVQRRGNEERLQLVKYRSQDLAKKILPSLDNLERALAVEGLTEDVKKGLEMVQESLKAALKEEGVEEVAAEGVPFDPNFHMAVQTVEADEEHPTDTVAQVFQKGYKLHDRILRPAMVVVAQ from the coding sequence ATGTCCGAAGAAATTAAAGACAAGAATAGAGAAAAAGTCGAAAATGAGCAAGTTGAGGAAAGCTTGACAGAAGAAGCACTTGAGGATATTGTCGAGGAAGAAATCAACGAAGTTGAAGAAGCACAACAGTTGGCTTCAGAGTGGGAAAACAAATTCTTACGTGTGTCAGCTGAAATGCAAAATGTTCAGCGCCGAGGCAATGAAGAACGTCTTCAACTTGTGAAATATCGTTCACAAGATTTGGCTAAGAAAATCTTGCCTTCACTTGACAATCTGGAACGTGCTCTTGCTGTTGAAGGTCTTACAGAAGATGTCAAAAAAGGACTTGAAATGGTACAAGAAAGCCTGAAAGCAGCACTTAAAGAAGAAGGTGTTGAAGAAGTCGCGGCTGAGGGTGTACCTTTTGACCCTAACTTCCACATGGCCGTTCAAACCGTTGAAGCGGACGAAGAACATCCGACAGATACAGTAGCACAAGTTTTCCAAAAAGGTTATAAGCTCCATGACCGCATTCTTCGTCCAGCGATGGTTGTAGTGGCGCAATAA
- the hrcA gene encoding heat-inducible transcriptional repressor HrcA has protein sequence MITERQRQILNLIVSLYAKEHTPIGSKALLDSIQASSATIRNDMKVLENLGLIQKEHTSSGRVPSISGYKYFVENVIQLEEFSQNDLFKVMKAFDGEFYRLSDLFETAAHTLSVLTGLTSFVLNVPQREQSLASFEMVMLDNHSVLSVITLGTGEVRTDQFILPKSMTEADLQVFTQLVKERLVGKKVIDIHYTLRTEIPQIVQRYFKVTSEVLQLFESIFNDLFVERLTVAGRKNIFDYATENLSELYKLFSDDERMLHEIREITNNDEMRAVKFDNDEKYMKNLTIISQKFVIPYRGLGTLTVVGPVEMDYQRIMSILDLVAKVLTMKLTDYYRYLDGNHYEIRK, from the coding sequence ATGATTACAGAACGTCAAAGACAAATCTTAAATCTGATTGTTTCACTCTATGCGAAAGAGCATACGCCGATTGGTTCAAAGGCTCTCCTTGATAGTATTCAAGCTTCAAGTGCAACCATCAGAAATGATATGAAAGTGCTTGAAAATCTTGGATTAATACAAAAAGAGCACACATCAAGCGGTCGGGTTCCAAGTATCTCTGGCTATAAATACTTTGTTGAAAATGTCATTCAGCTTGAAGAATTTAGTCAAAATGACCTTTTTAAAGTAATGAAAGCTTTTGATGGTGAATTTTATCGCTTATCTGACCTTTTTGAAACGGCAGCGCATACTTTGTCAGTGCTGACGGGATTGACTAGTTTTGTTTTGAATGTTCCACAACGCGAACAAAGTCTAGCTTCTTTTGAAATGGTGATGTTAGATAATCATTCGGTATTATCAGTGATTACATTAGGAACGGGAGAAGTTAGAACCGATCAATTTATCCTGCCAAAATCCATGACGGAAGCAGATTTGCAAGTTTTTACTCAACTTGTCAAAGAGCGGTTAGTAGGAAAGAAAGTGATTGATATTCATTACACATTAAGAACTGAGATTCCGCAAATTGTTCAGCGTTATTTCAAAGTAACAAGTGAAGTGTTACAACTTTTTGAATCAATTTTTAATGACTTATTTGTAGAACGTCTGACCGTTGCAGGTCGTAAAAATATTTTTGATTATGCAACAGAAAATCTCTCAGAACTTTATAAATTATTCAGCGATGATGAAAGAATGCTCCATGAGATTCGTGAAATCACGAACAATGATGAAATGCGTGCAGTAAAATTTGATAATGATGAAAAATACATGAAAAATTTAACGATTATTTCACAAAAATTTGTTATTCCTTATCGTGGTCTAGGTACTCTAACAGTAGTTGGTCCAGTTGAGATGGATTATCAACGTATCATGTCCATCTTAGATTTAGTAGCTAAAGTGCTGACAATGAAACTAACCGATTATTACCGTTATCTTGATGGTAATCATTATGAAATTAGAAAATGA
- a CDS encoding histidine phosphatase family protein translates to MVNIYLVRHGKTMFNTIGRAQGWSDTPLTEAGELGIIELGLGFKEKEIKFDRAYSSDSGRTIQTMGFILSHSDNEGIPYRFDKRIREWCFGSFDGGYDGELFDGVLPRIFAENGSFNGTFPDDEKIANAIFAVDTAGWAEPWEKLSGRIIEGFTDIAREAETTGSKNIVIVSHGMTIGSFVKLINPELPRPRGLDNGSVTHLTFEDGKFTVGLVGDMSYRTLGNQKLNALQN, encoded by the coding sequence ATGGTAAATATTTATTTGGTAAGACATGGTAAAACAATGTTCAATACAATTGGACGGGCGCAAGGTTGGTCCGATACGCCATTGACGGAGGCTGGAGAGCTTGGAATCATAGAGTTAGGATTAGGGTTTAAAGAGAAAGAAATTAAGTTTGACCGAGCTTATTCTTCAGATTCTGGAAGAACAATTCAAACCATGGGGTTTATTTTGAGCCATTCTGACAATGAGGGAATTCCTTACAGGTTTGATAAACGCATTCGTGAGTGGTGTTTTGGGTCATTTGATGGTGGCTATGATGGAGAACTGTTTGATGGCGTCCTACCACGAATTTTTGCAGAAAATGGCTCATTTAATGGTACATTTCCAGATGATGAAAAAATTGCTAATGCTATTTTTGCAGTGGATACTGCAGGTTGGGCAGAGCCTTGGGAAAAGCTCTCTGGGCGCATTATTGAGGGCTTTACTGATATTGCGCGTGAAGCAGAAACCACTGGAAGTAAAAATATCGTTATTGTTAGTCATGGGATGACGATTGGCAGCTTTGTTAAGCTTATTAATCCAGAGCTGCCACGACCTCGCGGATTAGATAATGGGTCGGTGACACATTTGACTTTTGAAGATGGTAAATTTACCGTTGGACTTGTTGGCGATATGAGCTATAGAACTTTAGGAAATCAAAAATTAAATGCCTTACAGAACTAG
- the dnaK gene encoding molecular chaperone DnaK has product MAKIIGIDLGTTNSAVAVLEGTESKIIPNPEGNRTTPSVVAFKNGEIQVGDAAKRQAVTNPDTILSIKSKMGTNEKVSANGKEYTPQEISAMILQNLKATAEAYLGEKVEKAVITVPAYFNDAQRQATKDAGKIAGLEVERIVNEPTAAALAYGLDKTDKDEKILVFDLGGGTFDVSILELGDGVFDVLATAGNNKLGGDDFDQKIIDWMVAEFKKENAIDLAQDKMALQRLKDAAEKAKKDLSGVSSTNISLPFITAGAAGPLHLEMTLTRAKFDELTHDLVEATRQPVRQALSDAGLSTSDIDEVLLVGGSTRIPAVVELVRKETGKEPNKSVNPDEVVAMGAAIQGGVITGDVKDVVLLDVTPLSLGIETMGGVFTKLIDRNTTIPTSKSQVFSTAADNQPAVDIHVLQGERPMAADNKTLGRFQLTDIPAAPRGIPQIEVTFDIDKNGIVSVKAKDLGTQKEQTIVIKSNSGLSDEEIDKMMKDAEANADADAKRKEEVDTRNEADALVFQTEKTLKDLEGKVDEAEVKKAEDAKEALKKALEGDDIDDIKAKSEALSEIAQNLAVKLYEQANAAQQAAGEADTTQETPKDDNTFDGDFEESK; this is encoded by the coding sequence ATGGCAAAAATTATCGGTATTGACCTTGGTACAACAAACTCAGCAGTAGCAGTCCTTGAAGGAACTGAATCAAAAATCATTCCAAATCCAGAAGGAAACCGTACAACACCATCTGTTGTTGCTTTCAAAAATGGTGAAATTCAAGTTGGTGATGCTGCAAAACGTCAGGCAGTGACAAATCCAGATACAATCCTCTCAATCAAATCAAAAATGGGAACGAATGAGAAAGTTTCTGCAAACGGTAAAGAATACACACCACAAGAAATTTCAGCTATGATTTTGCAAAACTTGAAAGCTACAGCTGAAGCCTATCTTGGTGAAAAAGTAGAAAAAGCAGTCATCACAGTACCTGCTTATTTCAATGACGCACAACGTCAAGCGACAAAAGATGCAGGTAAAATCGCGGGTCTTGAAGTTGAACGTATTGTCAACGAACCGACAGCAGCAGCGCTTGCTTATGGTCTTGATAAGACAGATAAAGATGAAAAAATCCTTGTCTTTGACCTTGGGGGTGGTACATTTGACGTTTCAATCCTTGAACTTGGCGATGGCGTCTTCGACGTTTTGGCAACTGCTGGTAACAACAAACTCGGTGGGGACGACTTTGACCAAAAGATTATTGACTGGATGGTTGCTGAATTTAAGAAAGAAAATGCCATTGACCTTGCACAAGACAAAATGGCCTTGCAACGTTTGAAAGATGCTGCTGAAAAAGCGAAAAAAGACCTTTCTGGTGTATCATCAACTAATATTTCATTACCATTTATCACAGCTGGAGCTGCTGGACCACTTCACTTGGAAATGACTTTGACTCGTGCAAAATTTGACGAATTGACTCATGATTTAGTTGAAGCAACACGTCAACCTGTCCGCCAAGCGCTTTCTGACGCTGGGTTGTCAACTTCTGATATTGATGAAGTACTCTTGGTTGGCGGCTCAACTCGTATCCCAGCTGTCGTTGAACTCGTGCGCAAAGAAACAGGTAAAGAACCTAACAAATCTGTCAACCCTGATGAAGTTGTTGCCATGGGTGCAGCAATTCAAGGTGGGGTCATCACAGGGGATGTCAAAGACGTTGTCTTGCTTGATGTTACACCATTGTCACTTGGTATCGAAACAATGGGCGGTGTCTTCACAAAATTGATTGACCGCAATACAACGATTCCAACTTCTAAATCACAAGTCTTCTCAACTGCCGCTGACAATCAACCTGCTGTTGATATTCATGTCCTCCAAGGCGAACGTCCAATGGCTGCGGACAACAAGACTTTGGGTCGTTTCCAATTGACAGATATTCCTGCTGCACCTCGCGGTATCCCACAAATTGAAGTAACATTTGACATTGATAAAAATGGTATCGTTTCTGTAAAAGCTAAAGATCTCGGTACTCAAAAAGAACAAACGATTGTCATCAAATCAAACTCTGGTCTTTCTGACGAAGAAATTGACAAGATGATGAAAGACGCTGAAGCAAATGCGGATGCAGATGCTAAACGTAAAGAAGAAGTTGATACACGTAACGAAGCCGATGCGCTTGTCTTCCAAACTGAAAAAACTTTGAAAGATCTTGAAGGAAAAGTAGATGAAGCCGAAGTCAAGAAAGCTGAAGATGCTAAGGAAGCGCTCAAGAAAGCTCTTGAAGGCGATGATATTGATGATATCAAAGCTAAGTCAGAAGCACTCTCTGAAATTGCACAAAACTTGGCTGTAAAACTTTACGAACAAGCCAATGCAGCTCAGCAAGCAGCTGGAGAAGCTGATACTACTCAAGAAACTCCAAAAGATGATAACACATTTGATGGTGACTTTGAAGAAAGTAAATAA
- a CDS encoding DUF3440 domain-containing protein, translated as MMKKGWIVAKVYQKENVYEAFNQRLEYIFKHFEHIVVSFSGGKDSGVMLELVHQYYETHHLAEKQIKVSVFYLDYEGNYQQTKDYVHRCIGKFPNFDYYHVCLPVSASCGISMYQSTWLPWDPEHEEIWVSSIPKGAISLENQEFPFFEVGMSDYDFQSKFCQWVHQKSGAKRTAVLVGIRAQESLNRYNAVTRKETFSRFGTIPYSRRIAHNVFNFYPLYDWLFEDVWIANKKFGFDYNHLYDLYLQAGVPFKSMRVANPFHQCGVQSLKLYKAIEPETWGKLVGRVNGANFASLYGGTSAMGYRGVTLPKGHNWESYVDFLLMTLPPETRKIYLKKFCSSIHYWTKKGGALPTTIIDELAKTSLQFERLGAPKNNRKYKQDYEVIRFKAYPDDVPIQSFRLVPSYKRMCITILKNDTSCQYMGFGQTKDELQKKQEAMEKWGAIL; from the coding sequence ATGATGAAGAAAGGGTGGATTGTGGCGAAAGTTTACCAGAAAGAAAATGTTTATGAAGCATTTAACCAACGACTAGAATATATTTTTAAACATTTTGAGCATATTGTAGTCTCTTTTTCGGGTGGGAAAGATTCAGGAGTAATGTTGGAACTTGTCCATCAGTATTATGAAACGCATCATCTAGCAGAAAAACAAATCAAAGTTTCAGTTTTCTATTTAGATTACGAAGGAAATTATCAACAAACTAAAGATTATGTCCATCGGTGCATTGGAAAATTTCCCAATTTCGATTATTATCATGTTTGCCTTCCAGTTTCGGCCTCTTGTGGTATTTCAATGTATCAATCTACTTGGCTTCCTTGGGATCCTGAACACGAAGAAATTTGGGTCAGCTCAATTCCTAAAGGTGCGATTTCATTAGAAAATCAAGAATTTCCTTTCTTTGAAGTAGGAATGTCAGACTATGATTTTCAAAGTAAGTTTTGTCAATGGGTCCATCAAAAATCTGGTGCCAAAAGAACTGCTGTTTTGGTCGGGATTAGAGCGCAAGAAAGTCTTAATCGCTACAATGCTGTGACTAGGAAAGAAACATTTTCAAGGTTTGGTACCATCCCTTATAGCCGACGCATCGCTCATAATGTATTCAATTTCTATCCTCTTTATGATTGGCTTTTTGAGGATGTCTGGATTGCCAATAAAAAGTTTGGATTTGATTATAATCATTTATACGATTTATACTTACAAGCAGGTGTGCCTTTTAAATCAATGCGTGTTGCTAACCCTTTTCATCAATGTGGTGTCCAATCTTTAAAATTATACAAGGCAATCGAGCCAGAAACTTGGGGCAAATTAGTAGGACGTGTCAATGGAGCAAATTTTGCTTCTTTGTACGGTGGGACATCGGCGATGGGTTATCGTGGCGTTACCCTTCCTAAAGGGCATAATTGGGAAAGTTATGTTGATTTTTTGTTAATGACCCTACCGCCAGAAACTCGGAAAATTTATCTGAAAAAATTTTGTTCGTCTATTCATTATTGGACTAAAAAAGGTGGTGCTCTACCCACGACAATTATAGATGAACTAGCAAAAACATCATTACAATTTGAGCGACTTGGTGCACCCAAAAATAATCGGAAATATAAGCAAGATTATGAAGTAATCCGATTTAAAGCTTATCCAGATGACGTTCCAATCCAGAGCTTTCGACTTGTTCCTTCTTATAAGAGGATGTGTATCACGATTTTGAAAAATGATACTTCTTGTCAATATATGGGTTTTGGTCAAACAAAAGATGAATTACAAAAGAAACAGGAGGCAATGGAAAAATGGGGAGCGATTTTATAA
- a CDS encoding ACT domain-containing protein: protein MRAVVTVVGADKIGIVAGVTATLAELEANILEISQTLMSGAFTMMMLVETKEIDFQVFQETLGEKGKALGVSIHVQNEAIFNAMHKL from the coding sequence ATGCGCGCAGTTGTAACAGTAGTAGGAGCAGATAAGATTGGGATTGTAGCTGGTGTGACAGCAACACTTGCTGAATTAGAAGCCAATATTCTTGAAATTTCGCAAACATTGATGAGTGGAGCGTTTACGATGATGATGCTTGTCGAAACTAAAGAAATTGATTTTCAAGTCTTTCAAGAAACATTAGGAGAAAAAGGAAAAGCGCTTGGAGTCAGCATTCATGTGCAAAATGAAGCAATTTTCAATGCTATGCACAAGCTGTAA
- a CDS encoding endonuclease/exonuclease/phosphatase family protein: MNKYLKMALKILGGILGLLIVVVGGYFIYAYAQYHRLPNDIKETINRPKVEQVELGKTYKMMTFNIGYGSYPPSFSFFMDGGPDVRAYSKQAVKDAINEDIRLIKTQNPDFGNIQEIDWQGDRSQHVDEPKMVRDALTDYSSVLTQNYDSAYLFYPVTKPIGKAKSGIMTYSKYKIESSTRYKLPIETNFNKFFDLDRAFDVNILPIEHSNKKFVIFNTHLSAFIKDQKIQKQQLLTLFDSMQKYVNAGDYVICGADYNHALAGKAHPELTWMKEFPTENLTKGMRVVAPTNAPTVRSLDVPYDAKNPKNIFGTIDGFLVSDNIKSLDVKTIDNQFKSSDHEPVIMNFELVK, translated from the coding sequence ATGAATAAATATTTAAAAATGGCTTTGAAGATTTTAGGAGGAATTTTAGGTCTTCTTATTGTGGTCGTTGGTGGTTATTTTATTTACGCTTATGCCCAATATCATAGGCTTCCTAACGATATCAAAGAAACGATAAATCGTCCAAAAGTGGAACAAGTTGAGCTTGGTAAAACTTATAAAATGATGACTTTCAACATTGGTTACGGCTCTTATCCGCCATCATTTAGCTTTTTCATGGATGGCGGTCCGGATGTCAGAGCTTATAGTAAGCAAGCGGTGAAAGATGCGATTAATGAGGATATTCGCCTAATCAAGACACAAAACCCAGATTTTGGGAATATTCAGGAGATTGATTGGCAAGGTGACCGTAGTCAGCACGTTGATGAGCCAAAGATGGTGCGTGATGCACTGACAGATTATTCGTCAGTACTGACACAAAACTATGACTCTGCTTATCTCTTTTACCCAGTTACGAAACCGATTGGTAAAGCAAAATCAGGAATCATGACTTATTCAAAATACAAAATTGAAAGTTCTACTCGTTATAAATTACCAATTGAGACGAATTTCAATAAATTTTTTGACCTAGATCGAGCCTTTGATGTCAATATCTTACCGATTGAGCATTCAAACAAAAAATTTGTAATTTTTAATACCCATCTTTCAGCATTTATTAAAGATCAAAAGATTCAAAAACAGCAACTCTTAACACTATTTGACAGTATGCAAAAATATGTCAATGCAGGTGATTATGTGATTTGTGGAGCAGACTATAATCACGCTTTAGCAGGAAAAGCTCATCCAGAACTCACGTGGATGAAGGAGTTCCCTACTGAAAACTTGACCAAAGGAATGCGAGTTGTCGCCCCAACAAATGCGCCAACTGTGCGCTCTCTAGATGTTCCTTATGATGCTAAAAATCCCAAAAATATTTTTGGTACAATTGATGGATTTCTCGTATCAGATAATATCAAGAGTCTAGATGTCAAGACAATTGATAATCAATTCAAATCGTCGGACCATGAGCCAGTTATCATGAATTTTGAGTTAGTAAAATAA
- a CDS encoding M15 family metallopeptidase has product MPYRTRREKSRTKSKKTVLILLALLIIVLLSTFIIFKSLQKPEKSSLQTVSTDKSSVSSSSTSKTSESEKTDLPNAHQSDWDLVLVNRENIKAEMNPVLATVDGKQVDARIEKATQDFLAAAKQISPAEHLISGYRSVAYQEELYNMYISQEMAGYGTVKQTGQQISKEEAIKNVQTYSQPPGSSEHQTGLAIDMSTVDSLNAEPVDIAAKVQALAPTYGFVLRFFKGGEASTGVHYEDWHFRYVGVENAKYMTEHHLTLEEYLKLLPA; this is encoded by the coding sequence ATGCCTTACAGAACTAGACGAGAAAAATCAAGAACAAAAAGTAAAAAAACGGTATTGATTCTTTTAGCGTTGTTGATAATTGTTCTTTTGTCAACATTTATTATCTTTAAGAGCTTACAAAAGCCGGAAAAATCGAGCTTACAAACCGTCAGTACTGACAAAAGTTCTGTCAGTTCATCATCAACTTCAAAAACATCTGAAAGTGAAAAAACAGATTTACCAAATGCTCACCAATCAGATTGGGACTTGGTTCTTGTCAATCGAGAAAATATAAAAGCTGAGATGAATCCAGTGCTTGCAACGGTTGATGGCAAACAAGTCGATGCAAGAATTGAAAAAGCAACTCAAGATTTCCTAGCAGCTGCTAAACAAATTTCACCAGCGGAACATTTGATTTCGGGTTATCGCTCAGTTGCTTATCAGGAAGAACTTTATAATATGTATATTTCACAGGAAATGGCTGGATATGGAACGGTAAAGCAAACGGGGCAACAGATTTCTAAGGAAGAAGCCATTAAAAATGTCCAAACCTACTCTCAACCCCCAGGTTCATCAGAGCATCAAACAGGACTTGCGATTGACATGAGCACTGTGGACAGTCTAAATGCTGAACCCGTAGATATTGCAGCAAAAGTTCAAGCGCTTGCACCGACTTATGGTTTTGTCCTTCGCTTTTTCAAGGGAGGAGAAGCATCGACAGGCGTACACTATGAGGACTGGCATTTTCGCTATGTGGGTGTTGAAAATGCTAAATATATGACGGAGCATCATTTAACTCTGGAAGAATATCTCAAGTTACTTCCAGCTTAA
- a CDS encoding UbiA family prenyltransferase: protein MNFKTFLNFTRIQTLPAALLSPIAGLLFSIWYFRDFHLLPTVLFFIGLAAINLFVSAWNNLMDYYKAVDPEYKKWNIIVAKQINPKLALKICLSFLVIDVLVGLAVLFLTNLAILPIGGFAFLVAIFYTYGPFAFSRFPLGELLAGLCEGFIGFFLAVYINSFDKGYFFISFDGWKMNWTWDFGVLFPLLLVGLACFVQNFNIMLSDNICDLEQDVKNQRFTLPYYLKTPLSLKLYTFMYLFAAFCILFAIIFGILPLWSFLMLVILIKFIPNMKRFLRKQVKSETFHFQIDNLILFNGALAFTLLLGILFR, encoded by the coding sequence ATGAATTTTAAAACCTTTCTTAATTTCACGCGTATTCAAACGCTCCCAGCTGCGCTTCTTTCTCCCATTGCTGGCTTACTGTTCTCAATATGGTATTTCAGGGATTTTCATTTGCTCCCAACTGTTCTCTTTTTTATTGGTCTTGCCGCCATCAATCTTTTTGTTAGTGCTTGGAATAATCTGATGGATTACTACAAGGCGGTGGATCCTGAATATAAAAAATGGAATATCATTGTTGCCAAACAGATTAATCCAAAGCTCGCCTTAAAAATTTGCTTGAGCTTTCTTGTAATTGATGTTCTTGTCGGGCTGGCTGTACTTTTTCTGACCAATCTTGCCATTCTTCCCATCGGTGGCTTTGCTTTTCTTGTCGCTATTTTTTATACCTACGGCCCTTTTGCTTTCAGTCGTTTTCCATTAGGTGAATTGTTAGCTGGTCTTTGCGAAGGCTTCATTGGATTTTTCCTTGCTGTTTATATCAATTCTTTTGATAAAGGTTATTTTTTCATTAGTTTTGATGGTTGGAAAATGAACTGGACTTGGGACTTTGGTGTTCTGTTTCCTCTTTTGCTCGTTGGGCTTGCTTGTTTTGTGCAAAATTTTAATATTATGCTCTCAGATAATATCTGTGACCTTGAACAAGATGTAAAAAATCAACGTTTTACCTTACCTTATTATCTAAAAACACCATTAAGCTTGAAGCTCTATACTTTTATGTATCTATTTGCAGCATTCTGTATTTTATTCGCTATCATTTTTGGAATACTTCCACTTTGGTCATTTTTGATGCTTGTTATTTTGATTAAATTCATTCCAAATATGAAAAGATTCCTCAGAAAACAAGTCAAATCAGAAACCTTCCACTTCCAAATTGACAATTTGATTTTGTTCAATGGTGCGCTTGCTTTTACACTTCTACTCGGTATTCTTTTCAGATAA
- a CDS encoding PFL family protein codes for MDIQNIKETIAMIEEQNFDIRTITMGISLLDCIDPDIDKASEKIYHKIVSKAGQLVTVGNDIGRELGIKIVNKRVSVTPIAIIGAATDATDYTKIALAMDRAAKEIGIDFIGGYSALVQKGYQKGDEILIKSMPKALAATERVCASVNVGSTKTGINMTAVRDMGETIKEMAKGDKWLNAKLVVFANAVEDNPFMAGAFHGVGEADTIINVGVSGPGVVKRALEKVRGESFDVLAETIKKTAFKITRIGQLVGQMAAERLDVEFGIVDLSLAPTPAIGDSVARVLEEMGLETVGTHGTTAALAMLNDAVKKGGVMAAQRVGGLSGAFIPVSEDEGMIAAVQSGALNIEKLEAMTCVCSVGLDMIAIPESTPATTIAAMIADEAAIGVINQKTTAVRILPIGKEGDNVEFGGLFGTAPVMRVNQASSADFIARGGQIPAPIHSFKN; via the coding sequence ATGGACATTCAAAACATTAAAGAAACAATTGCGATGATTGAAGAACAAAATTTCGATATTCGCACAATTACAATGGGAATTTCATTGCTTGACTGTATTGACCCAGACATTGACAAAGCAAGCGAAAAAATTTATCACAAGATTGTGAGCAAGGCGGGTCAGCTTGTTACAGTTGGTAATGATATCGGTCGAGAATTAGGTATTAAAATTGTTAACAAACGAGTATCTGTCACTCCTATTGCGATTATAGGTGCTGCAACGGATGCGACGGATTACACAAAAATAGCACTTGCGATGGACCGAGCTGCAAAGGAAATCGGAATTGATTTTATCGGTGGTTATTCAGCATTGGTACAAAAAGGTTATCAAAAAGGTGATGAAATCCTGATTAAATCAATGCCAAAAGCATTAGCTGCAACAGAACGTGTGTGCGCATCAGTCAATGTTGGCTCAACAAAGACAGGCATTAATATGACTGCTGTGCGCGATATGGGTGAAACAATCAAAGAAATGGCAAAAGGCGATAAATGGCTGAATGCAAAATTGGTTGTTTTTGCAAACGCAGTTGAAGACAATCCTTTTATGGCGGGGGCTTTTCATGGTGTTGGGGAAGCAGACACGATTATCAATGTCGGTGTGTCGGGGCCAGGTGTTGTCAAGCGTGCGCTAGAAAAAGTGCGTGGTGAAAGCTTTGATGTCTTAGCCGAAACGATTAAAAAAACAGCCTTTAAGATTACACGTATCGGTCAATTGGTCGGACAAATGGCAGCTGAACGCTTGGATGTTGAGTTTGGAATTGTCGATTTATCACTTGCTCCAACACCTGCAATAGGAGATTCTGTAGCTCGTGTTCTTGAGGAAATGGGACTTGAAACAGTCGGAACACATGGAACAACAGCAGCTCTTGCCATGCTAAATGATGCGGTCAAAAAAGGCGGTGTCATGGCGGCGCAGCGTGTAGGTGGACTTTCTGGTGCTTTTATTCCTGTGTCAGAAGATGAGGGAATGATTGCGGCAGTGCAAAGCGGTGCTTTAAATATTGAAAAATTGGAAGCAATGACTTGTGTCTGCTCAGTTGGTCTTGATATGATTGCTATTCCTGAGTCAACGCCAGCTACGACGATTGCAGCGATGATTGCCGATGAAGCGGCGATTGGTGTCATTAATCAAAAAACGACAGCAGTACGGATTTTGCCTATTGGTAAGGAAGGTGATAATGTCGAATTTGGTGGACTTTTTGGTACGGCCCCTGTCATGCGAGTCAATCAAGCCTCGTCAGCAGACTTTATTGCACGTGGCGGGCAAATTCCAGCACCTATCCATTCCTTTAAAAATTAA